In Chanodichthys erythropterus isolate Z2021 chromosome 7, ASM2448905v1, whole genome shotgun sequence, a genomic segment contains:
- the hacd3 gene encoding very-long-chain (3R)-3-hydroxyacyl-CoA dehydratase: MQALTPHVYWAQRHGEIYLRVEISDAQNLNIGVEENILHFRGQGHGAKGENEYEFSLEFLKPVKPEVKHKSTQRQVNITVKKQEHVWWDRLTKQERKPLFLAPDFDRWLDESDAEMELREKEEKINKVSIESRVRKDPYLGLKKGFLFMYNLVQFLGYSWIFVNMTVRLFILGQDSFYDTFHTIADVMYFCQMLAIMEVLNPAVGLVKTGVIPAFIQVMGRNFILFVIFGSLEDMQNKPVVFFVFYLWSTIEIFRYPFYMLACIDTEWKLLTWLRYTIWMPLYPLGVLAEAVAVIQSIPIFDETKLLSIPLPKAIGISLSFSYILQLYLVLMFLGLFINFRHLYKQRRRRFRTKKRKAN, from the exons AATCTCAATATTGGTGTAGAAGAGAACATCCTTCACTTCAGAG GTCAAGGGCATGGAGCGAAGGGAGAAAATGAATACGAATTCAGCTTGGAATTCCTAAAACCGGTTAAGCCTGAG GTGAAGCACAAATCCACCCAGCGGCAGGTGAATATCACGGTAAAGAAGCAGGAGCACGTCTGGTGGGACCGCCTCACTAAGCAGGAGAGGAAGCCACTGTTTCTAGCACCCGATTTTGACCGCTGGCTGGATGAGTCAGATGCAGAAATGGAGCTCAGAGAGAAG gaagagaaaataaataaagtcagcATTGAGTCAAGGGTTCGTAAGGACC CTTATCTCGGCTTGAAAAAaggttttctttttatgtaCAACTTGGTCCAGTTCCTTGGTTATTCCTGGATCTTTGTCAACATGACTGTACGTCTGTTCATTCTTGGGCAAG ATTCTTTCTACGATACATTTCATACCATTGCTGATGTGATGTACTTCTGTCAGATGCTGGCAATAATGGAAGTTCTCAATCCTGCTGTGGGGTTGGTTAAGACTGGAGTCATACCTGCTTTCATTCAG GTGATGGGGAGGAACTTCATCCTTTTTGTCATATTTGGTAGCTTAGAGGATATGCAGAACAAGCCAGTGGTCTTCTTTGTCTTCTATCTGTGGAGTACGATTGAGATATTCAg GTATCCTTTCTACATGCTGGCCTGCATTGATACTGAATGGAAGTTGTTGACTTGGTTGAGATACACCATATGGATGCCGCTGTACCCTCTTGGAGTTCTAGCTGAAG CTGTGGCAGTTATCCAGTCCATCCCAATCTTTGACGAAACCAAACTCCTCAGTATTCCTCTGCCTAAAGCTATTGGCATCTCTCTCAGCTTTTCCTACATCCTGCAGCTCTACCTGGTGCTCATGTTTCTGG GCCTCTTCATCAACTTCCGCCACCTCTACAAGCAGAGGAGGAGACGGTTTCGCACAAAAAAGAGGAAAGCCAACTGA
- the ints14 gene encoding integrator complex subunit 14 isoform X1 produces the protein MPTVVLMDSSLSMTRPVSVEGSEEFQRKNLAVHGLTMLFEHMATNYRMEFTSFVAFSSLWELLVPFTRDYNTLQEALNNLEDYDKTCLEAALQGVSNIVQQEWGTSCPCQVVLVTDGALGIGRGSLRHSLQTVKQRVEDKKFPLPFPFPSKLYIMCIANAEELQATDGMDNLEQLINLNGGEGQIYTMEGPLCLKSVQSMFGKLIDQAYSPFHAVLRCGNLTSDVQVFPRPEPVIIDEEVDPLPKTVQTDLEIVGFIEIGDISSPPVLSRHLVLPIAVNKEGDEMGTGTSDETEEETSTNQMAGKSPNFCVLLHGSLKVEGMVALVQLGPDWFGMLYSQADSKKKSNLMMSLFEFGSEPLPWLGRISQLGPASGNAAENPYGEDDSKSPFPIQPKNKRSYAQNVTVWIKASGLQTDVQKILRNARKLPEKTQTFYKELNRLRKAALAFGFWELLKSVAELLERECTLLPDSAHPDAAFQLSHAAQQLKLASSGDSKYAAFEHNITPMLTDFSGGGGAERI, from the exons ATGCCCACTGTGGTTCTTATGGACTCGTCGCTGTCCATGACACGACCGGTGTCAGTGGAGGGCAGTGAAGAGTTTCAGAGAAAGAACCTGGCAGTTCATGGACTGACCATGCTGTTTGAACACATGGCCACAAACTACAGGATGGAGTTCACTTCATTTGTCGCCTTCTCATCGCTCTGGGAGCTTCTGGTGCCATTCACCAGAGACTACAATACTCTGCAG GAAGCCTTGAACAACCTTGAAGACTATGATAAAACCTGCCTGGAGGCTGCATTACAAGGTGTTAGTAATATAGTACAGCAGGAGTGGGGAACCTCTTGCCCATGCcag GTGGTGCTGGTTACTGATGGTGCACTGGGCATTGGTCGTGGATCTTTGCGTCACTCCCTACAAACAGTGAAACAACGTGTGGAGGACAAGAAATTCCCACTTCCTTTCCCATTCCCTTCCAAACTCTATATCATGTGCATTGCCAATGCAGAGGAG CTCCAAGCTACGGATGGTATGGATAATTTAGAGCAGCTGATTAATTTGAATGGTGGAGAGGGTCAGATATACACTATGGAGGGACCCCTTTGCCTTAAAAGTGTCCAGTCTATGTTTGG TAAGCTGATTGACCAGGCGTACTCTCCCTTCCATGCGGTGCTGCGCTGTGGGAACCTGACCTCTGATGTGCAGGTTTTTCCCAGGCCAGAGCCAGTGATTATAGATGAGGAAGTGGATCCCTTGCCCAAAACAGTGCAAACAG ACTTGGAGATTGTGGGTTTTATTGAGATTGGAGACATCTCCAGCCCTCCAGTTTTATCCAGGCACTTGGTCCTGCCCATTGCTGTGAACAAAG AGGGGGATGAGATGGGTACAGGGACCTCTGATGAGACAGAGGAAGAGACCTCCACAAATCAGATGGCTGGCAAAAGCCCAAACTTCTGCGTTCTTCTACATGGCAGCCTAAAGGTGGAGGGCATGGTGGCACTTGTACAACTAGG GCCAGACTGGTTCGGAATGCTTTATTCCCAGGCAGACAGTAAGAAGAAGTCCAATCTAATGATGTCACTCTTTGAGTTTGGCTCAGAGCCGCTGCCCTGGTTGGGCAGAATATCACAGCTTGGACCTGCCTCAGGTA ATGCAGCTGAAAATCCCTATGGTGAAGATGACAGCAAAAGTCCTTTTCCCATACAGCCGAAAAACAAGAGAAGCTATGCTCAGAATGTTACTGTCTGGATTAAAGCCAGTGGACTGCAG ACAGATGTACAGAAAATTCTCCGTAATGCAAGGAAATTGCcagaaaaaacacaaacattctaTAAG GAATTGAACCGTCTTCGGAAGGCTGCTCTCGCCTTTGGTTTCTGGGAGCTTCTGAAGAGTGTGGCTGAACTTCTGGAAAGAGAGTGCACTCTGCTGCCTGACTCCGCCCACCCTGATGCCGCCTTCCAGTTGTCACATGCTGCCCAGCAGCTTAAACTAGCCAGTAGTGGAGACTCTAAATATGCGGCCTTCGAACATAACATCACCCCCATGCTCACTGATTTCTCAGGGGGAGGAGGAGCCGAGAGAATATAG
- the ints14 gene encoding integrator complex subunit 14 isoform X2, translating to MPTVVLMDSSLSMTRPVSVEGSEEFQRKNLAVHGLTMLFEHMATNYRMEFTSFVAFSSLWELLVPFTRDYNTLQEALNNLEDYDKTCLEAALQGVSNIVQQEWGTSCPCQVVLVTDGALGIGRGSLRHSLQTVKQRVEDKKFPLPFPFPSKLYIMCIANAEELQATDGMDNLEQLINLNGGEGQIYTMEGPLCLKSVQSMFGKLIDQAYSPFHAVLRCGNLTSDVQVFPRPEPVIIDEEVDPLPKTVQTDLEIVGFIEIGDISSPPVLSRHLVLPIAVNKEGDEMGTGTSDETEEETSTNQMAGKSPNFCVLLHGSLKVEGMVALVQLGPDWFGMLYSQADSKKKSNLMMSLFEFGSEPLPWLGRISQLGPASDAAENPYGEDDSKSPFPIQPKNKRSYAQNVTVWIKASGLQTDVQKILRNARKLPEKTQTFYKELNRLRKAALAFGFWELLKSVAELLERECTLLPDSAHPDAAFQLSHAAQQLKLASSGDSKYAAFEHNITPMLTDFSGGGGAERI from the exons ATGCCCACTGTGGTTCTTATGGACTCGTCGCTGTCCATGACACGACCGGTGTCAGTGGAGGGCAGTGAAGAGTTTCAGAGAAAGAACCTGGCAGTTCATGGACTGACCATGCTGTTTGAACACATGGCCACAAACTACAGGATGGAGTTCACTTCATTTGTCGCCTTCTCATCGCTCTGGGAGCTTCTGGTGCCATTCACCAGAGACTACAATACTCTGCAG GAAGCCTTGAACAACCTTGAAGACTATGATAAAACCTGCCTGGAGGCTGCATTACAAGGTGTTAGTAATATAGTACAGCAGGAGTGGGGAACCTCTTGCCCATGCcag GTGGTGCTGGTTACTGATGGTGCACTGGGCATTGGTCGTGGATCTTTGCGTCACTCCCTACAAACAGTGAAACAACGTGTGGAGGACAAGAAATTCCCACTTCCTTTCCCATTCCCTTCCAAACTCTATATCATGTGCATTGCCAATGCAGAGGAG CTCCAAGCTACGGATGGTATGGATAATTTAGAGCAGCTGATTAATTTGAATGGTGGAGAGGGTCAGATATACACTATGGAGGGACCCCTTTGCCTTAAAAGTGTCCAGTCTATGTTTGG TAAGCTGATTGACCAGGCGTACTCTCCCTTCCATGCGGTGCTGCGCTGTGGGAACCTGACCTCTGATGTGCAGGTTTTTCCCAGGCCAGAGCCAGTGATTATAGATGAGGAAGTGGATCCCTTGCCCAAAACAGTGCAAACAG ACTTGGAGATTGTGGGTTTTATTGAGATTGGAGACATCTCCAGCCCTCCAGTTTTATCCAGGCACTTGGTCCTGCCCATTGCTGTGAACAAAG AGGGGGATGAGATGGGTACAGGGACCTCTGATGAGACAGAGGAAGAGACCTCCACAAATCAGATGGCTGGCAAAAGCCCAAACTTCTGCGTTCTTCTACATGGCAGCCTAAAGGTGGAGGGCATGGTGGCACTTGTACAACTAGG GCCAGACTGGTTCGGAATGCTTTATTCCCAGGCAGACAGTAAGAAGAAGTCCAATCTAATGATGTCACTCTTTGAGTTTGGCTCAGAGCCGCTGCCCTGGTTGGGCAGAATATCACAGCTTGGACCTGCCTCAG ATGCAGCTGAAAATCCCTATGGTGAAGATGACAGCAAAAGTCCTTTTCCCATACAGCCGAAAAACAAGAGAAGCTATGCTCAGAATGTTACTGTCTGGATTAAAGCCAGTGGACTGCAG ACAGATGTACAGAAAATTCTCCGTAATGCAAGGAAATTGCcagaaaaaacacaaacattctaTAAG GAATTGAACCGTCTTCGGAAGGCTGCTCTCGCCTTTGGTTTCTGGGAGCTTCTGAAGAGTGTGGCTGAACTTCTGGAAAGAGAGTGCACTCTGCTGCCTGACTCCGCCCACCCTGATGCCGCCTTCCAGTTGTCACATGCTGCCCAGCAGCTTAAACTAGCCAGTAGTGGAGACTCTAAATATGCGGCCTTCGAACATAACATCACCCCCATGCTCACTGATTTCTCAGGGGGAGGAGGAGCCGAGAGAATATAG